GCAGGAATTTCCCCCTGCCGCGCGAGGACCTGCCACAATCCGATGTTTGCCTGAAGGGCACCGAGAGCATTTCCACGGAGCGCCTGGTTTGAGATCCCATCGGTTGCATCGGCAGCGGCCATGAACTGCGCGATGGATTCGTCGCTCAGCTGCGGGAACTCCGAGAAGACCAGGTACCAGCTGCCGAACTGAGAGAAGCGATCCGCCAGCAGGCGCACGGTCGCCGGCGACAGGCGGCTCTGGGGGGATTTTCCGCTGTCGATTGCACTGAGCATGAGGTAGCTCTGAAGCGGTCCGCTGTCGGTCTCGACACGCGACAGGGAGACCATGGCCTCAAGCAATTGCTCAGGGCTGTCCAGGTTGTGACCATGCTTGCCGAGATTGCGAAGAACCTTGGAATCGGCCTTGTCGCTGAGAATCCCCTTCCATGTGGCGAGATCGCCCGGGACAAGTGGTTCGCCGTTTGGCTCCCACTCGACGCGGGTTAACAAGACGAGGAGACCGGGCGCCCGGCGGAAGATGCCTGTGCCCGCGCTGGCGTCAGGGAATGGCTCCTTGAACGCTTCGTAGAGGCGTTTGAAGCGAGGGCTTTCCAGGAGGTGCTTCTGCTGCTCCGGACTGACGCGCGCCATGGCATCGAAATAGGCGGCGAGCCAGCCATTGTCCTTGGAGAACAGATGGCTTGCGAACTCCCCGGAGGATTCCGGGCTCGCCCCTACCAAGTCTTTCCAGGCTGGCTCGGCGGCGGCTCCACCGGGTACAGCCACGTGCCCTGAAGAGATGCTGAGCTCGCTGCCGTAAAAGTTGAGAATGGCGCTGGACGGAAGCAGTTTGGGAAGCCCGGGCGAGCGCTCGAGCGAGCGGGCAGTGTCGTCGTCGATCTTCGCCATCGCCCAGTAAAGACGCGCCACGTCCGGATTGCGCACCATGAGCTCTACGAGGTTCCCAGATGCGTGTTTCTTCCCGGCACCTAGGGGCAACCAATTGCTCTCTCGGAACAACACAGGCACACGAGTGGAAGGGTATGAGTAGTCGAACGGAATTCCCTTCTGTAGGTCCTCCTCGAATTCAGAGAGGGGAAAACCTGAATCGATCGTGAGGAAGGCTCGCTCGGCGTTGGCCGTCGAGAGGACGATCTTCTTCTTGTCCTCGCAGCCTTGAAGCAATCGGTATCCGAGGATTTGAAGCAGCGTGCCTGAATCGTCACAGTTCGACACGTGAATGGTGTTGCGTGAGCCTGCCAGGATCTGAAGCTCCCGCGCCTGCTGCACGTAACGATCGAGCAAGAGAAGAAACTCGGTTGGCTTGCCGACCTGATAGCCCTCGATGTAGACGTTGCGAGCGAGGAGGGGAAGCACGTCCTCCGGCGACACTTTCTGGCTGATGCCTGCCATGCGAAGGAATGACCGGAGGGGGCCGGGGATAAAAACGCCTTCTCCCGCAGGAGATCGCGATGGACGCGCCTCCGGCTGATGGGATAACGATGGTGCCGATTGAGGCAGGGCAGCAGGCGGATAGAGGCACAAAGACACAATGCCTGCCGCGGCCACGACGACGAGCGGACGAAGAGGAGACGTCATGAGGGAACACCTCTCCAGAACCTTCTGAGCGACGGCATAGCGACCCGAAATTGCACCAGGCGCGGCGTCACGATGCCGCACTCAATCTATACCTGGCCTACAAAGATACCGCTCTACCGTCGTGTCTTTCCGGTTCCTTTTGCCTTTGGTCGGAAAATATATACCAACTGAATCCCAATGCCAGACTATTTGGTCAAGCTGATGTAAAAGATTTCCTGATCGGCCATCCGCCACGTACTGTACTCTCCCCGTGGAAAGATTTGCCAGCGTATGTTGATCGCATCCAATGCGGTTTTGTGCCGCCGTAAGCGCGATTGTGGTTTGCCAAGTTCCGGGGGCATGGAAGGCTTTGCTATCAATGCGGGAGGGCCTTGGCGAGCAGCTGGGCCGAATTGCCGCAGGGTGTCTTGCCCCACCTTTTCGTTTGAAGTGCAGCGCTTGCTCGCCAACCGCCAACAAGGTTTAGGGCCGCCCGGCCCCCTGGCCCCGACGGGGCCGTCCCCGGAGGGCTGTCAGGAGCCATGTGGAGGCATCCCCTCGGGGGGAGAAGCGCTCGATGCAGTCCATGTGCTGTTGCAGAACCGTTTAGGGCGAAAACATGCGTCAACTGGCTAATTGCGCCTCTGCAGCATCCATCTCGAGCAGCATCGCGCTCTGGATCAGGTCCAACGTGACAAGCAACCGCATCTTTCCCTTGCGCTGAAGGATTTTACCCTCCAGCCCAGCAAAAGGTCCGGACGTAATCCGCACGTGTTTGCCGGCAGTTAAGTAGGGGTATGGCTTTGCTTTCCAGGTTGACAAGGATGACTGAAGTCTTTCAATCTCCTCATCTGGGAGAACTGCTGGACCGCCGTCAAAGCTCACCAGCCGAATTATTCCGGGGCGTGAGAGGACCCGTACCCGGTCGGACAGAAGCATCCTGACGAACACATATCCTGGAAAAAGGGGAAGCTGCACTTCGACTCGGCGATGATTCCAGTGGCGCACAGAGGAGTAGAGAGGCAAATACGACTCGACTTTCTGACTAGCGAGTCTGTGTGCGACAGCTTTTTCGTGTCGAGGCACAGTGTAGGCAGCATACCAGCGTGGTCTCAAATCATTTTCCACCAGGTGTGTTGTTTCCATGGCCTCGCCCTTTCTCAATCCTGCTGCCAGAACTCCGGCAAGCCAATATTGCTCAGCGAGTTAGATATTAGCTATTAGAGAATAGCTATGACTTGTTTCAATCTAGCAGTGGACCTATTTCCTCCTACCGCCCCGAGATAACGTGTCCTCAGATTATTCGCATATCCACAATGTCCGTCAGTGTGGTAGCGCACATGGCGACGAGAATTAATGGGAGTAACCCGAATTTCCACTTCTTGTGTAATTCAATGCACAGACGGCGATGTAGATGAGTTGGTATATGAACGACTCTGAGGAATTTATCTCAGGAAGGACATTGACCGCATCGAAGACAGGATGAAGCGATTATGACCTTTGAACAGCCACAGCTCCCGATCGTCCTGGTACTGGAAGATGTAGACGAGACACGTTACTTAATTGAGAAAATGCTGGTAGGAAGTGGTTACTGTGTAGCTCTAGCGAGGAACGAGGACGATGCCATTGTGATGGCCAGATCCCACACTCCCGATCTGATCCTGATGAGTCTGGGCCTTGGAACCGATCGGCTCATTGCAGCCGCCCATCGTATTCGCCAACAAGCCGCCCTCAGCGAAGAGGTTGGGGTCGTCATTTTTTATGTTCCGACCATTCCAGAAGGGGCTGAGATGGAGGTTGATAAGAATGTTTACCTGACTCGGCCGGACAACTTTAATCAAGTTAGAGATCTCCTCCAAAGGCTTCTCTGTAAAGCCTCCTGCCGCTGAGGTTGCTTCCTTTGACAAGCCCCGACCAAGCGATCCATCTCGTCTTCGACGATGCTATAGCATTCACAAACCGTCGCTTCCAGGCCTTTCCGGTCGAGGACCTTGATATGGCCGCGGGAATAGTGGATCAGGCCAGCGTCCTGCAGTCGCCCAGCTGCTACGGTCACGCTCTCCCGTCGTCCGCCTACTAAATTGGCGATGAACTCCTGCGTCATTAGGATCTCGGAGCCATAGACGCGGTTATGGCACAATAGCAGCCATCGGCAGAGACGCTGCTCTATAGGGTGCAGCCGGTTGCAAACAGCCGTTTGTGAGATCTGTGTAATGAGCGCCTGAGTGTAGCGGAGCAGGGTGCGTTGAAATGTACCACCACGCGCAAACTCCTCTTGCAGTACCTTTGCAGGCATTTTCAGAGCATGGCCGCCGATCTGCGCCACTGCACGATGTGGGATATTACCGCCGCCAAGGAATAGGGCGACGCCGATGACTCCTTCATTTCCCGCGAGAGCCATCTCAGCGGTTGAACCATCTTGCATTGTGTAGAGACACGAGACGACACAGGTCGTCGGAAAGTAAGCGTAATCGATCCGCTCACCGCACTCATATAGCACTTGTCCGAGCTTAAGAGTCGCGTGCTCGAGGTGAAGGCGGACATATTCCTCTTCTGAAAGAGACCACAGAAGACGGTTTCCTATAGGGTCTTGCGTTCCCAAGGCTCTGAACATCGAAGACTCCAAGCTGATCGACAACCTCGACTCTTGTTTCTAGTGATCGGCCCGGGTTCCAATAAAAGGTCAGTCAATCCAGCCAGTAAATTTGACGACGCTGTATCCCATTTGCGAGTCCGTCCCGTATCCCACCTGCGAGTCCGCCGCTGTATCCCACCTGCGAGTCCTTACTCTATCCCAAGTTAGAGATCTTGACTAGTGGTTAAGGTCAGAGGAAACAGATATGCGGAGCATAACTACAGTTCGAGTAAGTCCTATGAAGGTTACCACCGTAATGTGCGGCGCTTTCTGAAGCACAGCTGCACAAAGTTGCTGCGACAAATTGAGGGATAGAGAGTTTTTCCGTCATCTGTACGCTGCCACACCGACACCTTGCCCGTGAACCGCTAGTTTGTTTTCCAGTCTCAAAAATAGGTCTAGTGAGCGGGCATTGGAAGACTCGCTCTGAGTCAATAGGGCATGGCAGCAACAAACAGATTCGTCAGGATGACGCTGTTGAATATATTTTGCTAAGCGACTGATTCGAGAAGCATAAGCAAGATATCCACAGCGGTTCAGGATGGCGGAGCCATGCTCCACGGCGCATACCGGAAGGACTACGCTGAGACGCAACACATATTTTCGAGCCGTTTTCACGCAACTCGACCATCTCCCGCAACAAATGGCCGAACACCAATGATGGTTGCCTTTGCAGCGAGGACAGGATGAACCATTGAGAAACTCTATCTCCAGCTTTTGCTTACAGCTACATCATTCTGCTCGATCCTATTCTTCAATGTGACAGGAGAAATCCACGTGGCCACCAGTGCTCCGGCTCGATCCGACTCTCCGGCTTTAGTAGAGCCGCCATTTGCAAGCATTCCATTGCTGGATCTCAAGGCACAGTACGCTGGGATTCGCGGCGAGCTCACCGACGCGGTTACTCGAGTTTTTGAATCTCAGCACTTTATCCTGGGACCTGAAGTTGAAGCGTTGGAGCGTGAAATAGCCGAGTACGTAGGCGTGGAATTCGCGATCGGATGCGCATCTGGTTCCGACGCGCTCCTTCTGGCACAAATGGCTATTGGCATTGAATCTGGAGACGAGATAATTACTTCTACATTCACTTTTGGTGCAACCGCGGGTTCGATCGCACGATTGAAGGCTCGCCCGGTGTTTGTAGATATCCGACCGGATACATTCAACATCGACGAGCGGCAACTCGAGGCTGCGATTACGCCGCGCACTCGAGCCATTATGCCGGTTCATCTATTCGGTTTGTCGGCCGACATGGATTCAATTCTGGAGATAGCGCACAAGCATCATGTGCCCGTAATCGAAGATGCTGCCCAAGCCATCGGCGCACGATGGAAGGGGGAGGGCGTTGGGAGCCTTGGGGCTTTTGGGTGCTTTAGCTTCTTTCCATCAAAGAATCTTGGTGGGGCGGGCGATGGCGGGATGATTACAACAAATGATCCGCAGCTGGCTCAGCGCCTGCGCATACTGCGGGCTCATGGTGCTCGGAAGAAATATCAATACGAGTTGCTGGGGATCAACAGTCGGATCGATGCACTTCAGGCCGCTATTCTGAGGGTGAAGCTCGGGTATTTGGAAAGCTGGACCGCAGGCCGTCGACGAAATGCAGAGAACTACCGCGCGTTGTTCGCCGAATACCACCTGACAGAACTGCTGACGTTGCCTTTTTCGCCGGAAACAAGCTTCCACGTGTACAACCAGTATTCGATTCGCGCTCCGCACCGGGACGAACTACAGAGGTATCTGTCCGACCGGGGAATTTCGACCGAGGTCTACTATCCGAGCCCTCTTCATGTTGAGCCAGCATTTGCTTATCTCGGCTATCGCGCCGGAGATTTTCCCAACGCTGAGGTTACGTGTCGTGAGGTACTGTCACTACCAATTTATGCCGAGCTTACTATGGACCAGCAGAGGGTAATAGTTACTACTATCGCGAACTTCTACGCCAGACTAGCTCATCAATAAGGTCCGGAGTAAAAGGAGGAGTAATGCTCCCAAAGATTGCTGTGATTGGAAACGGGTACTGGGGGACAAACCTAGTGCGCAATTTTCACGCTCTTGGAGTACTGAAATGCGTTTGTGATTCTCGAGCCGAATCGCGGCAAGAAGCACAGGCACAGTTTGGTGTAGACACCTGCTCTTCAGTCTCGGCGCTCCTCAATGACCCTGAAATCCAAGGCGTGGTGATCGCGGCACCTGCTGCTCAGCACTACGAGCTGGCCAAGAACTGCTTGTTCGCAGGGAAGGATGTCTATGTAGAGAAGCCACTGGCGATGCGGGTCGAAGAGGGGCGGGAACTCGTAGCAATCGCGGAGACGCGACGGCGGGTACTTATGGTTGGGCATATTCTCCAATATCACCCCGCGATTCTGAAGCTCAAAGAGTTGATTGACTCTGGCGAACTTGGCCGTATCCAGTACATTTACTCGTCACGTCTCAACTGG
This genomic interval from Edaphobacter bradus contains the following:
- the nusG gene encoding transcription termination/antitermination protein NusG, whose protein sequence is METTHLVENDLRPRWYAAYTVPRHEKAVAHRLASQKVESYLPLYSSVRHWNHRRVEVQLPLFPGYVFVRMLLSDRVRVLSRPGIIRLVSFDGGPAVLPDEEIERLQSSLSTWKAKPYPYLTAGKHVRITSGPFAGLEGKILQRKGKMRLLVTLDLIQSAMLLEMDAAEAQLAS
- a CDS encoding response regulator, with product MTFEQPQLPIVLVLEDVDETRYLIEKMLVGSGYCVALARNEDDAIVMARSHTPDLILMSLGLGTDRLIAAAHRIRQQAALSEEVGVVIFYVPTIPEGAEMEVDKNVYLTRPDNFNQVRDLLQRLLCKASCR
- a CDS encoding Crp/Fnr family transcriptional regulator; this encodes MFRALGTQDPIGNRLLWSLSEEEYVRLHLEHATLKLGQVLYECGERIDYAYFPTTCVVSCLYTMQDGSTAEMALAGNEGVIGVALFLGGGNIPHRAVAQIGGHALKMPAKVLQEEFARGGTFQRTLLRYTQALITQISQTAVCNRLHPIEQRLCRWLLLCHNRVYGSEILMTQEFIANLVGGRRESVTVAAGRLQDAGLIHYSRGHIKVLDRKGLEATVCECYSIVEDEMDRLVGACQRKQPQRQEALQRSLWRRSLT
- a CDS encoding DegT/DnrJ/EryC1/StrS family aminotransferase — encoded protein: MATSAPARSDSPALVEPPFASIPLLDLKAQYAGIRGELTDAVTRVFESQHFILGPEVEALEREIAEYVGVEFAIGCASGSDALLLAQMAIGIESGDEIITSTFTFGATAGSIARLKARPVFVDIRPDTFNIDERQLEAAITPRTRAIMPVHLFGLSADMDSILEIAHKHHVPVIEDAAQAIGARWKGEGVGSLGAFGCFSFFPSKNLGGAGDGGMITTNDPQLAQRLRILRAHGARKKYQYELLGINSRIDALQAAILRVKLGYLESWTAGRRRNAENYRALFAEYHLTELLTLPFSPETSFHVYNQYSIRAPHRDELQRYLSDRGISTEVYYPSPLHVEPAFAYLGYRAGDFPNAEVTCREVLSLPIYAELTMDQQRVIVTTIANFYARLAHQ